The Gordonibacter urolithinfaciens genome contains a region encoding:
- a CDS encoding lipopolysaccharide biosynthesis protein, which yields MTARRSSRGIIERLTTPTESSSVMTNLSLAFFAQGSTLVVSIAMSLVVPKLLGLESYSYWQTFLLYAGFVGLTLFGVNDGLYLRLGGSVYGSIDRKLLKGEYGLIFAAQFFIAGIFIVFILTQDIRGDLLIIGIGVCFYCLSANSFSLFGYTLQAVNLTHLYSIASLINKIVFVAALVVLFGTGYESYAVLITVYVLSQVVASLYMLYCLRDLFKVGACDLRSSVSLVIKDIESGIKVMVAFYASSLIVGFARIMVELNWSIEEFGLLSFALSTVSFVLAFIGQISMVMFPVLRRMGGDEQKQRFFQIRNALVVILPLVYVVYPLGAFFLTWWLPDFSDALLYLGIAMPICVFDGKFNLLCSTYLKVLRDERYLLLLNVAAMVVGIALSLIAVHVFKSIIFVAMGVVASIVFRSVSAELFLARRRLGLRVGRYLASEVCLAIVFITIQLLNIEAMGLPLVWCAYLLYLFFNRGCLRDVFRLMGRKTQK from the coding sequence ATGACGGCTCGTCGCAGCAGTCGAGGAATTATCGAAAGACTGACGACTCCGACTGAGAGTTCGTCAGTGATGACGAACCTCTCGCTCGCTTTCTTTGCTCAAGGATCTACTTTGGTTGTAAGCATTGCCATGTCTCTTGTCGTGCCGAAGCTTTTAGGGTTGGAGTCTTACTCGTATTGGCAAACATTTTTGCTTTATGCCGGGTTCGTGGGACTTACTCTTTTCGGTGTAAACGATGGCTTATATTTAAGACTAGGTGGATCAGTCTATGGCTCTATTGACCGAAAGTTGCTCAAAGGGGAGTACGGATTGATTTTCGCCGCACAGTTCTTTATTGCCGGCATTTTTATCGTATTCATACTTACTCAAGATATTAGAGGCGATTTACTCATAATTGGGATAGGCGTTTGTTTTTACTGCTTGAGCGCCAATTCGTTCTCCTTGTTCGGATACACCTTGCAAGCTGTCAATCTCACCCATTTATATTCCATCGCTAGTCTAATCAACAAGATCGTGTTTGTTGCGGCTCTGGTTGTTTTGTTTGGAACCGGATATGAAAGCTATGCAGTCTTAATCACTGTGTATGTGTTAAGTCAGGTCGTAGCAAGCTTGTACATGCTCTATTGCTTGAGGGATTTGTTCAAGGTTGGTGCGTGCGATTTAAGATCATCCGTATCTCTTGTAATAAAAGATATTGAATCCGGCATCAAGGTCATGGTGGCCTTTTATGCTAGCTCTCTCATAGTTGGTTTTGCGCGGATTATGGTTGAACTAAATTGGAGCATAGAGGAGTTCGGCCTTCTCTCTTTCGCTTTGTCAACGGTGTCTTTCGTATTAGCTTTTATAGGTCAAATATCAATGGTCATGTTTCCTGTCTTGAGAAGAATGGGGGGCGATGAGCAAAAGCAGCGTTTCTTCCAGATAAGAAATGCGTTGGTCGTAATCCTGCCTCTCGTTTATGTGGTTTATCCCCTTGGTGCGTTCTTTTTGACGTGGTGGTTGCCTGATTTTTCAGATGCGCTGCTTTATCTGGGCATTGCAATGCCTATCTGCGTGTTTGACGGAAAGTTCAACTTGCTGTGCAGTACTTATCTTAAGGTGCTTCGCGATGAGAGATATCTTCTTTTGCTGAATGTTGCGGCAATGGTCGTAGGTATCGCCCTTAGCTTGATTGCCGTCCATGTGTTCAAAAGCATCATTTTCGTAGCCATGGGAGTGGTTGCATCGATTGTCTTCAGGAGTGTTTCGGCGGAGTTGTTTTTAGCTCGAAGGAGACTCGGCCTGCGGGTGGGACGGTATCTTGCAAGCGAAGTGTGTTTGGCGATTGTGTTTATCACCATCCAGCTATTGAACATTGAAGCTATGGGCTTGCCACTGGTTTGGTGCGCTTATCTACTCTACTTGTTTTTCAACAGAGGTTGTTTGCGAGATGTTTTTCGCTTGATGGGCAGGAAAACTCAGAAGTAA
- a CDS encoding glycosyltransferase family 2 protein, giving the protein MQSPLLSIVIPAYNAQNYLDDCLNSILMQDFEDYQVVIIDDGSIDNTQKICRAFESSHSGKIIYYRQENKGPLLARLRGLDEASGRYVAFVDSDDMLHHLSLLQVADAIARLMPDMLMFDMSQHESFGKSGPRLFDTDCDLSVIAKEQVVTKLYSTHLLNSPWCKVFKKSIVDDAASSLGKFAYYSSSEDYLMMMVFIDVCTTFAYLRSPLYYYRNTPGSLSHSFSLEKAEQSLVVRNIALNNASKWAAKFGSKDIYRGACVGAYATFSGIIESAALNCEDASEVFNLVRKSDCFNRSVIEGPRDIAVRVDRLVECKLLKQNRFLLLKMLSIVFFVAKQVKKNLFSA; this is encoded by the coding sequence ATGCAGAGCCCTTTACTATCGATTGTTATTCCGGCTTATAACGCTCAGAATTATTTGGACGACTGCCTCAACTCCATTCTCATGCAGGATTTTGAGGATTATCAGGTAGTGATTATCGATGACGGATCCATCGATAACACACAAAAAATATGCAGGGCGTTTGAGTCTTCGCATTCTGGGAAAATAATTTATTATCGGCAAGAAAACAAAGGTCCCCTCTTGGCTAGACTTCGTGGGCTAGACGAGGCATCGGGTCGTTATGTCGCTTTTGTTGACAGTGATGATATGCTGCATCACTTATCGTTGTTGCAAGTTGCGGATGCGATTGCCCGACTGATGCCCGATATGCTTATGTTTGATATGAGCCAGCATGAGTCTTTTGGTAAGAGCGGTCCGCGATTATTCGACACTGATTGCGATCTATCCGTTATCGCGAAAGAGCAAGTTGTTACAAAGCTTTATTCAACTCATCTACTCAATTCGCCTTGGTGCAAGGTTTTTAAAAAGAGCATTGTTGACGATGCCGCTTCTTCGTTGGGTAAATTCGCTTATTACTCTAGTTCCGAAGATTATCTAATGATGATGGTTTTCATCGATGTTTGTACGACGTTCGCGTATTTGAGAAGTCCTCTTTATTACTACAGAAATACACCCGGCAGTCTTAGTCATTCGTTTTCGCTTGAGAAGGCAGAGCAATCTCTTGTTGTAAGGAATATTGCCCTGAATAACGCTTCGAAATGGGCTGCAAAGTTTGGATCGAAGGATATTTATCGCGGGGCGTGCGTAGGTGCGTACGCTACCTTCTCGGGGATTATCGAGAGTGCTGCTTTGAACTGCGAAGACGCCTCCGAAGTGTTCAATTTGGTAAGAAAGAGCGATTGCTTTAATAGGTCTGTGATCGAAGGGCCTCGCGATATCGCTGTTCGCGTTGATCGGCTTGTTGAATGCAAGCTGCTTAAGCAGAACCGCTTCCTGTTGCTCAAAATGCTAAGCATAGTATTTTTTGTTGCGAAGCAGGTCAAAAAGAACTTATTTAGCGCATGA
- a CDS encoding glycosyltransferase, which translates to MRYVQINSFYNGSTGTIMRGLHKELLEQGHDSYVFWGRRHETVSDHERRCASKAGVCLHGALTRLTGRAGFYSRRDTARLLAELDRIDPDVVHLHNVHGYYVNVEMLFEWLAAHRCQVKWTLHDCWAFTGHCAHFTYAKCAQWKTRCAYEEPCCQLSTYPKTISKRSCTRNFDDKRRVFNLVPADRMELIAPSKWLADLVGESFLSKYPVTVKHNEVDRTVFKPTTSDFRERYGLEGKFVILGVASPWTERKGLDDFLRLANVLDDRYAIVLVGLTGRQIKKMPSRILSLERTEDPEALARVYTAADLFVHPGVEETFGLTVAEAQACGTPVLVRSGSACEEAAQDGECHTAGLGFDALKSAVITGGGCFVICLERTESKRQMAAIYSAADVFFNPTREDNFPTVNLEAQACGTPVLTYDIGGCGETINLEHSQVIGS; encoded by the coding sequence GTGAGATACGTCCAGATCAACTCCTTCTACAACGGGTCGACCGGCACCATTATGCGCGGCCTGCACAAGGAGCTGCTCGAGCAGGGCCACGACTCGTACGTCTTCTGGGGGCGCCGCCACGAGACGGTGTCCGACCATGAGCGGCGCTGCGCCTCGAAAGCGGGGGTCTGCTTGCACGGGGCGCTGACGCGCCTGACCGGCCGCGCGGGCTTCTACTCGAGGCGCGACACGGCGAGGCTGCTCGCGGAGCTCGACCGGATCGACCCCGACGTGGTGCACCTGCACAACGTCCACGGCTACTACGTCAACGTCGAGATGCTCTTCGAGTGGCTGGCGGCGCACCGCTGCCAAGTCAAATGGACCCTCCACGACTGCTGGGCGTTCACGGGCCACTGCGCGCACTTCACATATGCGAAGTGCGCGCAGTGGAAGACCCGCTGCGCGTACGAAGAGCCCTGCTGCCAGCTGTCCACCTACCCTAAGACGATCTCCAAGCGCTCCTGCACGCGGAACTTCGACGACAAAAGGCGCGTCTTCAACCTCGTTCCCGCGGATCGCATGGAGCTGATAGCCCCCTCGAAATGGCTCGCCGACCTCGTGGGCGAGTCGTTCCTCTCCAAGTACCCCGTGACGGTGAAGCATAACGAGGTCGACCGCACTGTGTTCAAGCCCACAACCAGCGACTTCCGCGAGCGCTACGGCCTCGAGGGCAAGTTCGTGATCCTCGGCGTCGCGTCCCCCTGGACGGAGCGTAAGGGCCTGGACGACTTCTTGCGCCTGGCGAACGTGCTGGATGATAGGTACGCCATCGTGCTTGTCGGGTTGACCGGGCGTCAGATCAAGAAGATGCCCTCACGCATTTTGTCTCTCGAGAGGACGGAGGATCCGGAGGCTCTTGCCCGCGTGTACACGGCGGCCGACTTGTTCGTGCATCCCGGCGTGGAGGAGACGTTCGGCCTCACTGTCGCCGAAGCCCAGGCGTGCGGCACCCCTGTTCTGGTTCGTTCGGGGAGTGCTTGCGAGGAGGCTGCACAAGACGGCGAATGCCATACGGCCGGTCTCGGCTTCGATGCGCTGAAGTCAGCAGTAATAACGGGGGGGGGGTGCTTCGTGATTTGCCTTGAGAGAACGGAATCGAAGCGGCAGATGGCTGCGATATACAGCGCTGCGGACGTTTTCTTCAACCCGACGAGGGAGGACAATTTCCCAACCGTGAACCTGGAAGCGCAGGCCTGCGGTACTCCGGTGCTGACCTACGACATAGGCGGATGTGGAGAGACGATAAACCTTGAGCATTCGCAAGTAATAGGGAGCTGA
- a CDS encoding UDP-N-acetyl glucosamine 2-epimerase encodes MRTDFSDVSFKNDGRLRLLVIVGTRPEVIRLSEVVKKCREHFDCLLAHTGQNYDYSLNGVFFRDLELGDADVYLDAAGEDLGETIGAIVDASYKLMAAVRPDALLVLGDTNSCLSVIPAKRLHIPIFHMEAGNRCKDERLPEETNRRIVDIISDVNLAYSEHARRYLAECGCAPERTFVTGSPMAEVLRANLPRIDASGILGGLGLEPKRYMLLSAHREENIDDAASLRSLFGAVNALAERYGMPILYSCHPRSRKRLAEAGLALHPLVRMHEPLGFHDYNKLQSSAYCVVSDSGTLPEESSFFASIGRPFPAVCVRTSTERPEALEKACFVLAGIDERGLLQAVRTAVALEEAGDGGIQVPDYADENVSAKVVRIVQSYAGVVDKTVWRKG; translated from the coding sequence ATGAGGACGGACTTCTCCGACGTCTCCTTCAAGAACGACGGCCGCCTCAGGCTGCTCGTGATCGTGGGCACGCGCCCCGAGGTCATCCGCCTGTCCGAGGTCGTCAAGAAGTGCCGCGAGCACTTCGACTGCCTGCTCGCGCACACGGGGCAGAACTACGACTACTCGCTCAACGGCGTGTTCTTCCGCGACCTCGAGCTCGGAGACGCGGACGTCTACCTGGACGCGGCGGGGGAGGACCTCGGCGAGACGATCGGTGCCATAGTCGACGCGAGCTACAAGCTCATGGCCGCCGTCCGCCCCGACGCGCTCCTGGTCCTCGGCGACACGAACTCGTGCCTGTCGGTCATCCCCGCCAAGCGCCTGCACATCCCCATCTTCCACATGGAGGCGGGCAACCGCTGCAAGGACGAGAGGCTCCCAGAGGAGACGAACAGGCGCATCGTCGACATCATATCGGACGTCAACCTCGCCTACTCCGAGCACGCTAGACGGTACCTCGCCGAATGCGGATGCGCCCCCGAGCGCACCTTCGTGACCGGCAGCCCCATGGCCGAGGTCCTGCGCGCGAACCTCCCGAGGATCGACGCGAGCGGCATCCTGGGCGGGCTCGGCCTCGAGCCCAAGCGCTACATGCTCCTCTCCGCCCACCGCGAGGAGAACATCGACGACGCGGCGAGCCTGCGCTCGCTCTTCGGCGCCGTGAACGCGCTCGCGGAGCGCTACGGCATGCCGATCCTCTACTCCTGCCATCCGCGCAGCCGCAAGAGGCTCGCCGAGGCCGGCCTCGCGCTGCACCCCCTCGTGCGCATGCACGAGCCGCTGGGCTTCCACGACTACAACAAGCTGCAGTCGAGCGCGTACTGCGTCGTCTCCGACTCGGGGACGCTGCCCGAGGAGTCGTCCTTCTTCGCCTCGATCGGCAGGCCCTTCCCGGCGGTGTGCGTGCGCACCTCCACCGAGCGCCCCGAGGCCCTCGAGAAGGCCTGCTTCGTCCTGGCCGGCATCGACGAGCGGGGCCTCCTGCAGGCCGTGCGCACGGCCGTCGCCCTCGAGGAGGCCGGCGACGGCGGCATCCAGGTGCCCGACTACGCCGACGAGAACGTGTCGGCGAAGGTCGTGAGGATCGTCCAGTCCTACGCCGGCGTCGTCGACAAGACGGTGTGGCGGAAGGGCTGA
- a CDS encoding NAD-dependent epimerase/dehydratase family protein translates to MRVLVTGAKGFVGRNLCESLKAIRDGKDRRLRYAPLLPLEVWECDRDSSPEDLEAWCTGADFVFNLAGVNRPEDPAEFMEGNLGFASELLGLLERCGNACPVMLASSAQASLEGRYAGSEYGRSKLAGEELFRDHSERTGAKVLVYRFPNLYGKWCRPNYNSAVATFCHNVARGLPVRVDDPSTELELLHVDDLVAEMLEALLGNESRGDDGLCHAGPTDRATLGEIVALLESFRDSRATLVVPDQSEGSFSKKLHSTFLSYYEPERLSYPLDPKSDERGSFCEVLRTLDCGQVSVNVSKPGVTKGNHWHCMKWEKFLVVSGEASIRLRRVGLDEEGRPFPTVEHRVSGERPEVVEMAPGMTHCIENLSAERDLVTLMWANEPFDPEDPDTFCEEVDR, encoded by the coding sequence GTGAGGGTGCTCGTGACCGGCGCCAAGGGCTTCGTGGGCCGCAACCTCTGCGAGAGCCTGAAGGCGATCCGCGACGGGAAGGACCGCCGGCTGCGCTACGCTCCGCTGCTGCCGCTGGAGGTCTGGGAGTGCGACCGCGACTCTTCCCCCGAGGACCTAGAAGCGTGGTGCACGGGGGCCGACTTCGTCTTCAACCTCGCCGGCGTGAACCGGCCCGAGGACCCCGCCGAGTTCATGGAGGGCAACCTCGGGTTCGCCTCCGAGCTCCTGGGCCTGCTGGAGCGCTGCGGCAACGCGTGCCCGGTCATGCTCGCCTCCTCCGCGCAGGCGTCGCTGGAGGGCCGCTACGCCGGAAGCGAGTACGGTAGGTCCAAGCTCGCGGGGGAGGAGCTGTTCCGCGACCACTCCGAGCGCACCGGCGCGAAGGTGCTCGTCTACCGCTTCCCGAACCTCTACGGCAAGTGGTGCCGCCCGAACTACAACTCCGCCGTGGCCACGTTCTGCCACAACGTCGCGCGCGGGCTTCCCGTGAGGGTCGACGACCCCTCGACGGAGCTGGAGCTCCTGCACGTCGACGACCTCGTCGCCGAGATGCTCGAGGCCCTGCTCGGGAACGAGTCCCGCGGCGACGACGGCCTCTGCCATGCCGGCCCGACCGACAGGGCCACCCTCGGGGAGATCGTGGCCCTGCTCGAGTCGTTCCGGGACTCGCGCGCCACCCTCGTCGTCCCCGACCAGTCGGAGGGCTCCTTCTCCAAGAAGCTCCACTCGACGTTCCTTTCGTACTACGAGCCCGAACGCCTCTCGTACCCCCTCGACCCCAAGTCCGACGAGCGCGGCTCCTTCTGCGAGGTCCTGCGCACCCTCGACTGCGGCCAGGTGTCCGTGAACGTCTCCAAGCCCGGCGTGACCAAGGGCAACCACTGGCACTGCATGAAGTGGGAGAAGTTCCTCGTCGTCTCCGGCGAGGCGTCGATCCGCCTGCGCCGCGTGGGCCTCGACGAGGAGGGGAGGCCTTTTCCGACCGTGGAGCACCGTGTTTCCGGCGAGCGCCCCGAGGTCGTGGAGATGGCGCCGGGCATGACCCACTGCATCGAGAACCTCTCGGCCGAGCGCGACCTCGTGACCCTCATGTGGGCCAACGAGCCCTTCGACCCCGAGGACCCCGACACGTTCTGCGAGGAGGTGGATCGATGA
- a CDS encoding polysaccharide biosynthesis protein, which yields MRAMEGRTLMITGGTGSFGSTVLDHFVGSDVGEVRVFSRDEKKQDDMRHRLQERDPGLAAKVRFLIGDVRDERSVRDAMRGVDYVFHAAALKQVPSCEFFPMEAVKTNVVGTDNVLHAAIDEGVQKVVCLSTDKAAYPINAMGTSKAMMEKIIYANARNGAGRTTICCTRYGNVMCSRGSVIPLFIDQIRAGRPVTVTDPAMTRFLMNLDEAVDLVLFAFGHAEPGDLFIQKAPAATVGDLAEAVQELFGRTGTKVIGTRHGEKLFETLMTREERLRAEDMGEYFRVRADTRDLNYDRFTVGNVRTQADESYTSHNTERLDVAGTVGKIATASYVREALAGRKGDLL from the coding sequence ATGCGGGCAATGGAAGGCAGGACCCTCATGATAACCGGCGGCACGGGCAGCTTCGGCTCCACCGTGCTCGACCACTTCGTCGGCTCGGACGTGGGCGAGGTGCGCGTGTTCAGCCGCGACGAGAAGAAGCAGGACGACATGCGCCACCGCCTGCAGGAGCGCGACCCCGGGCTCGCCGCGAAGGTGCGCTTCCTCATTGGAGACGTGCGCGACGAGCGCAGCGTCCGCGACGCGATGCGCGGGGTCGACTACGTGTTCCACGCCGCGGCGCTCAAGCAGGTGCCCTCCTGCGAGTTCTTCCCGATGGAGGCCGTGAAGACCAACGTGGTCGGCACCGACAACGTGCTCCACGCCGCCATCGACGAGGGCGTGCAGAAGGTCGTGTGCCTCTCCACCGACAAGGCCGCCTACCCCATCAACGCCATGGGCACCTCCAAGGCCATGATGGAGAAGATCATCTACGCCAACGCCCGCAACGGCGCGGGCCGGACCACCATCTGCTGCACCCGCTACGGCAACGTCATGTGCAGCCGCGGGTCGGTCATACCGCTGTTCATCGACCAGATCCGCGCCGGGCGGCCCGTCACGGTCACCGACCCGGCCATGACGCGGTTCCTCATGAACCTCGACGAGGCGGTCGACCTGGTGCTCTTCGCCTTCGGGCACGCCGAGCCGGGGGACCTCTTCATCCAGAAGGCGCCCGCCGCCACGGTGGGCGACCTCGCCGAGGCCGTGCAGGAGCTCTTCGGGCGCACGGGCACCAAGGTCATCGGCACCCGTCACGGCGAGAAGCTCTTCGAGACGCTCATGACGCGCGAGGAGCGCCTCCGGGCCGAGGACATGGGGGAGTACTTCCGCGTGAGGGCCGACACGCGCGACCTCAACTACGACAGGTTCACCGTGGGCAACGTGCGCACCCAGGCCGACGAGTCCTACACCTCCCACAACACCGAGCGGCTCGACGTGGCCGGTACCGTGGGGAAGATCGCGACCGCCTCCTACGTTCGCGAGGCGCTCGCCGGGCGGAAGGGGGACCTGCTGTGA
- a CDS encoding WecB/TagA/CpsF family glycosyltransferase yields MAAEPCVQAPPRVPVIGVPITAVDLEGCVRFVEENLDAIRGSYLCLSNAHTTVMAHDDPAYFEVQAGSLMSLPDGKPLSVIGRRSEPSMGRVTGPDLLRALLERSPSHGWSHYFYGSTPENLGLLAAALGRDYPRVRVVGAEPSVFREISDEEVGELAERVDASGADFLWVGIGAPRQEALCARLEGRTRCLMAGVGGAFNILAGVVPEAPGWMQRAGLEWLYRLVQEPSRLFERYAVTNTKFVYYAATGKKRIS; encoded by the coding sequence GTGGCTGCCGAGCCCTGCGTCCAGGCCCCGCCGCGCGTGCCGGTCATCGGCGTGCCCATCACGGCGGTCGACCTCGAGGGGTGCGTTCGCTTCGTCGAGGAGAACCTCGACGCGATCCGGGGGAGCTACCTCTGCCTCTCCAACGCCCACACCACGGTCATGGCCCACGACGACCCGGCGTACTTCGAGGTGCAGGCGGGATCGCTGATGTCCCTGCCAGACGGCAAGCCCCTCTCCGTAATCGGGCGCAGGAGCGAGCCCTCGATGGGCCGCGTGACCGGCCCCGACTTGCTGCGGGCCCTGCTCGAGCGATCGCCGTCGCACGGTTGGTCCCATTACTTTTACGGTAGCACGCCGGAGAACCTCGGGCTCTTGGCGGCCGCCCTCGGGCGGGACTATCCGCGGGTTCGGGTCGTCGGCGCCGAGCCCTCGGTTTTCCGGGAGATCTCCGACGAGGAGGTGGGGGAGCTCGCGGAGCGCGTGGACGCCTCCGGCGCGGACTTCCTCTGGGTCGGCATCGGGGCCCCGCGCCAGGAGGCGCTCTGCGCGCGCCTCGAGGGCAGAACGCGCTGCCTCATGGCCGGCGTCGGCGGCGCGTTCAACATCCTGGCCGGGGTGGTGCCGGAGGCTCCAGGCTGGATGCAGCGGGCGGGGCTCGAGTGGCTCTACCGCCTTGTCCAGGAGCCCAGTCGGCTGTTCGAGCGCTACGCCGTCACCAACACGAAGTTCGTCTACTACGCGGCGACAGGGAAGAAAAGGATCTCTTAG
- a CDS encoding sugar transferase, translating to MCDDARLAYRFAKRAFDIVLSLCVIAVLLAPSLLLCLAIRLESPGCPIYSQKRVGRIGKSGEVETFDMYKFRSMHKDADERLADLKDLNEADGPLFKIKDDPRVTRIGRFIRKHSIDELPQFVNCLLGQLSCVGPRPPLPSEVAQYDERAMRRLSVKPGLTGYWQVSGRSDTTFDDMVDLDLKYIEERGVLTDFKVIFKTVAVVFTGKGAC from the coding sequence GTGTGCGACGATGCACGGCTCGCGTACCGCTTTGCGAAGAGGGCGTTCGACATAGTGCTCTCTCTCTGCGTGATAGCCGTGCTGCTGGCGCCCTCGCTCCTGCTGTGCCTGGCGATCCGCCTAGAGAGTCCGGGGTGTCCCATCTACTCCCAGAAGCGCGTGGGCCGCATCGGCAAAAGCGGCGAGGTGGAGACGTTCGACATGTACAAGTTCAGGAGCATGCACAAGGACGCCGACGAGCGCCTGGCCGACCTCAAGGACCTGAACGAGGCCGACGGCCCGCTCTTCAAGATCAAGGACGACCCCCGCGTGACCCGCATCGGCCGCTTCATCCGCAAGCACTCCATCGACGAGCTCCCCCAGTTCGTGAACTGCCTGCTGGGCCAGCTCTCCTGCGTAGGTCCGAGGCCGCCCTTGCCCTCCGAGGTCGCCCAGTACGACGAGCGCGCCATGCGCCGTCTCTCCGTGAAGCCCGGCCTCACCGGCTACTGGCAGGTGAGCGGCCGCAGCGACACGACCTTCGACGACATGGTGGACCTCGACCTCAAGTACATCGAGGAGCGCGGCGTGCTGACCGACTTCAAGGTGATCTTCAAGACGGTGGCCGTCGTGTTCACCGGCAAGGGAGCGTGCTAG
- the loaP gene encoding antiterminator LoaP, with amino-acid sequence MWYVAQVQAGRESATRDLCLRLVSPDVLEECFMPEYETMWRVRGEWKLVRRLLFPGYLFFVTGDAEELNKELLRVPLPIRLLGNEENSFFPLTKKEQDWFLSFMDGEHIVRMSEGYITGDKVTVTRGPLMGLEGDIRKIDRHKRRAYLDVTLFGRTVPASVGLEVVRKTA; translated from the coding sequence ATGTGGTACGTGGCGCAGGTGCAGGCGGGACGCGAGTCCGCGACGCGCGACCTCTGCCTTCGCCTGGTGTCCCCGGACGTGCTCGAGGAGTGCTTCATGCCCGAGTACGAGACCATGTGGCGCGTCCGCGGCGAGTGGAAGCTAGTGAGGCGCCTGCTGTTCCCCGGCTACCTGTTCTTCGTCACAGGCGATGCCGAGGAGCTCAACAAGGAGCTTCTGCGCGTGCCCCTGCCCATCCGCCTGCTGGGCAACGAGGAGAACTCGTTCTTCCCGCTGACGAAGAAGGAGCAGGACTGGTTCCTGTCGTTCATGGACGGCGAGCACATCGTCCGCATGAGCGAGGGCTACATCACAGGCGACAAGGTCACGGTGACGCGCGGTCCCCTCATGGGCCTCGAGGGCGACATCCGCAAGATCGACCGCCACAAGCGCCGCGCCTACCTCGACGTCACCCTCTTCGGCCGCACCGTCCCGGCAAGCGTTGGCCTGGAAGTTGTGAGGAAGACCGCGTGA
- a CDS encoding helix-turn-helix domain-containing protein → MRIKDLRAAAGLSQERFALKIGMDRTYLASIEVGGRNVTLQNLAKIANGFDMTLSEFFEGIPRIDPRE, encoded by the coding sequence TTGCGGATCAAGGACCTGCGCGCCGCCGCCGGGCTAAGCCAGGAGCGGTTCGCCCTGAAGATCGGCATGGACCGCACCTATCTTGCCTCCATCGAAGTCGGCGGGCGCAACGTCACGCTGCAGAACCTCGCCAAAATCGCCAACGGCTTCGACATGACCTTGTCGGAGTTCTTCGAGGGCATCCCCCGCATCGATCCCCGCGAGTAG
- a CDS encoding aminoacyl-tRNA deacylase, translated as MPKDHDRKTNALRELDAACVPYEARFFTCPEALSGMEVANLLGLEADRVFKTLVTQAKSGGHYVFMIPVACELDLKKAALAVGEKAVAMLPARELLPLTGYVHGGCSPIGMRRPLPTVIDETADLFDRIAFSGGRLGCQVEMAPDDLARVVPLVRADLTVA; from the coding sequence ATGCCGAAGGACCACGACCGCAAGACGAACGCGCTGCGCGAGCTGGACGCGGCGTGCGTGCCGTACGAGGCGCGGTTCTTCACCTGTCCCGAGGCGCTCTCGGGCATGGAGGTGGCGAACCTTCTGGGCCTCGAGGCCGACCGCGTGTTCAAGACGCTCGTCACGCAGGCCAAGTCGGGCGGGCACTACGTGTTCATGATTCCCGTGGCATGCGAGCTGGACCTGAAGAAGGCCGCCCTGGCCGTGGGCGAGAAGGCCGTGGCCATGCTCCCTGCGCGCGAGCTGCTTCCGCTCACCGGCTACGTGCACGGCGGCTGCTCGCCCATCGGCATGAGGCGCCCCCTCCCCACCGTCATCGACGAGACGGCGGACCTCTTCGACCGCATCGCGTTCTCGGGCGGGCGCCTGGGCTGCCAGGTGGAGATGGCGCCCGACGACCTGGCGCGCGTCGTGCCGCTCGTGCGCGCCGACCTGACGGTGGCGTGA